In one window of Nakamurella sp. PAMC28650 DNA:
- a CDS encoding aquaporin: MPSLIRRSIAELIGTAILVFSAVGSAVFGIDKITATGVALAFGLTLLVLAYAIGPLSGCRVNPAVTLGVLLSKGMKPMEAAYYWISQILGGIIGAALIHLVLKVGRSRTRPAAAAPTIGAAPTALPMPAAL; this comes from the coding sequence ATGCCCAGCCTCATCCGCAGATCCATCGCCGAACTGATCGGAACAGCCATCCTGGTGTTCTCTGCCGTCGGCTCCGCCGTCTTCGGCATCGACAAGATCACCGCCACCGGAGTTGCACTTGCTTTCGGGCTCACTCTGCTCGTCCTGGCCTATGCCATTGGGCCGCTCTCAGGCTGCCGCGTCAACCCGGCCGTCACCCTCGGTGTCCTGCTGTCCAAGGGGATGAAGCCCATGGAAGCGGCCTACTACTGGATCTCGCAGATTCTCGGCGGCATCATCGGCGCCGCACTGATCCACCTCGTCCTGAAGGTCGGGAGGTCAAGGACCAGACCGGCGGCGGCGGCACCAACAATTGGGGCCGCACCAACGGCATTGCCAATGCCGGCGGCACTCTGA
- a CDS encoding aquaporin produces the protein MTVIHLVGIPLDGTSVNPARSIGPALFEGGAALGHIWVFILAPLVGGALAAVVAPLLKATPQGISNNDARADQTGANMPRTRTARSRH, from the coding sequence TTGACGGTCATCCACCTGGTGGGGATTCCGCTGGACGGCACCTCGGTCAACCCCGCCCGATCTATCGGACCCGCCCTGTTCGAGGGCGGCGCCGCGCTGGGACACATCTGGGTGTTCATCCTGGCGCCCCTGGTCGGGGGTGCCTTGGCGGCGGTGGTGGCACCGCTACTCAAAGCGACGCCGCAAGGCATCTCCAACAACGACGCCCGGGCGGATCAGACCGGCGCGAACATGCCCCGCACGAGAACGGCCAGAAGCCGTCATTGA
- a CDS encoding alpha/beta hydrolase, with translation MGAVAAATALMLVVAGCTSASNGASTLSSLAALVITTSAATTSASPTMASPASVPPASGSTPEGIAWAKCKGLGDKFQCARVNVPMDWSQPDGKQIELAVIRHLASRPDVRIGSMFVNPGGPGQSGVDLVRNSADDFDEWGGGRFDVVSWDPRGTNASTPVKCFTSRADRDHFWAGVSTPDTPAESVAYQRKAAELAQRCGKLSGALLSHITTADTARDLDKLRALVGDTKITYVGLSYGTLIGQTYANLFPGRVRAMMLDGLVDAVDATTSMETNINNAVSSADQVFEQFVAQCQKAGRTRCALAGHGQTVAQRVADLFAKVRRAPIPAPHADPPGELSFADLQVSTFTPLRVPLTWPTFANDLEAAIDGDASALEITVQALQSPQASPGFFTSAAISCADAPARVPLSAWPAQISRFTNSGSLDGPLLGWTLWAPCAANWPAHATDRYVGPWNAKTTTPILLMSARYDPGTPYPNAQVAQKRLGNAVLVTLNGYGHPSYQVPSTCMDKARVRYLIVLVTPPNGTVCQPDQGPFG, from the coding sequence ATGGGGGCGGTCGCGGCCGCGACGGCACTGATGTTAGTCGTGGCCGGCTGTACCAGCGCATCGAACGGGGCCTCGACCTTGTCGAGTCTTGCTGCACTGGTCATCACCACGTCGGCCGCTACGACATCGGCGAGTCCGACTATGGCGAGTCCGGCGTCGGTGCCCCCCGCATCCGGGTCGACACCGGAAGGGATCGCGTGGGCAAAATGCAAGGGACTGGGCGACAAGTTCCAGTGCGCGCGGGTGAACGTACCCATGGATTGGAGTCAACCCGACGGCAAGCAGATCGAGCTGGCGGTGATTCGTCACCTCGCCAGCCGACCAGACGTGCGGATCGGATCGATGTTCGTCAATCCTGGCGGCCCGGGCCAGAGCGGCGTCGACCTGGTGCGCAACTCGGCCGACGACTTCGACGAATGGGGTGGGGGCCGCTTCGACGTGGTCAGCTGGGATCCCCGGGGCACGAATGCCAGCACCCCCGTGAAGTGCTTCACCAGCCGCGCTGACCGTGACCATTTCTGGGCCGGCGTGTCGACTCCCGACACACCAGCCGAGTCGGTGGCCTATCAGCGCAAGGCCGCCGAGCTGGCGCAAAGGTGCGGGAAGCTCAGTGGAGCGCTCCTGTCGCACATCACCACCGCAGACACCGCTCGGGACCTCGACAAACTGCGTGCGCTCGTCGGAGACACGAAGATCACCTACGTCGGCCTGTCCTACGGCACGTTGATCGGCCAGACCTACGCCAATCTTTTTCCGGGCCGGGTGCGGGCAATGATGCTCGACGGCCTCGTCGATGCGGTCGACGCCACCACCAGCATGGAGACGAATATCAACAACGCCGTTTCCAGCGCGGACCAGGTCTTCGAGCAGTTCGTCGCCCAGTGCCAGAAAGCAGGTCGCACACGCTGTGCGCTCGCCGGTCACGGCCAGACGGTCGCGCAGCGGGTGGCGGACCTGTTCGCCAAGGTTCGCCGGGCCCCGATTCCCGCGCCCCACGCGGATCCCCCTGGTGAGCTCAGCTTCGCAGACCTCCAGGTCTCCACGTTCACCCCCCTGCGGGTACCGCTCACCTGGCCTACCTTCGCGAACGACCTCGAAGCCGCCATCGACGGTGACGCCTCGGCCTTGGAGATCACGGTGCAGGCGCTGCAATCACCGCAAGCCAGCCCCGGCTTCTTCACCTCCGCAGCAATCTCGTGCGCCGACGCTCCGGCCCGCGTGCCGTTGTCGGCATGGCCCGCGCAGATCTCCCGCTTCACCAACTCCGGCTCACTGGACGGGCCGCTGCTGGGCTGGACGCTGTGGGCACCGTGCGCCGCGAACTGGCCGGCGCACGCCACCGACCGATACGTCGGGCCTTGGAACGCCAAGACCACGACGCCGATCCTGCTGATGAGCGCCCGCTACGACCCCGGCACGCCCTACCCCAACGCCCAAGTGGCGCAGAAGCGCCTCGGCAACGCCGTGCTGGTCACCCTGAACGGCTACGGCCATCCCAGCTACCAGGTCCCCAGCACATGCATGGACAAGGCCAGGGTGCGATACCTCATCGTTCTCGTCACCCCACCGAACGGCACGGTCTGCCAACCTGACCAGGGCCCTTTCGGGTAA